One part of the Rutidosis leptorrhynchoides isolate AG116_Rl617_1_P2 chromosome 1, CSIRO_AGI_Rlap_v1, whole genome shotgun sequence genome encodes these proteins:
- the LOC139882958 gene encoding ubiquitin carboxyl-terminal hydrolase 5-like yields the protein MAPACGISPVEELHTITSISMKIEAQTKEGDTFCLVSSRWWENWIAYVTHHKTVSTNDGSSSDYKNLGSSSAPNRPSSIDNSNLIYDGSSNMGIELHDTLQEHTDYILVPEATWDQFCAWYGGGPKLARKVISCGEAQSELTVEVYPLRLRLHLMPNNNQCSIRISKKETIGGLHKKACEIFQLNKEQVSIWDYYSLRKHAVMNDLDKMLDDYNIQMDQDIMVEVIDNGGACTSNLHENGFDKKEPMAPVDPSKSNYSTAIGSSTSKVLAMNNNSEFQSLSSSIKESEDKTPLTVGVSTRGSSVGLTGLLNFGNTCFMNSAIQCLVHTPEFARYFREDYHQEINWHNPLGMVGELALAFGELLRKLWAPGRTPFAPRQFKAKLARFAPQFSGYNQHDSQELLAFLLDGLHEDLNRVKHKPYIKSKDADGRPDEQVADEYWANHIARNDSIIVDVCQGQYKSTLVCPVCEKISVTFDPFMYLSLPLQSTTTRSMTATVFSCDGSSVPTTCTVTVPKQGRLRDLIQALSNACGLKHNEKVFIVEIKNHLIHQFLEDPLMSLSSIKDDDHLSAYKIPKSMKNIKFLQLIHRREELETGNARGTTGWKPYGTPLVFPVSSDATITRGDLQLIVNTMLSPMLRSEPDQPDSDTSSVDDSTCKENNDNDMETEPLKLPLKLVDGNNACIDLSVGEERTVRLPSTLMSVLLFIDWSPKLLRKYDTQYLEKLPEVHKYGPSKKMRLEPLSLYACLEAFLREEPLVPEDMWYCPQCKERRQASKKLDLWRLPEVLVIHLKRFSYSRSMKHKLETFVNFPIRDFDVTDYVANKNNTNRQVYQLYALTNHFGSMGSGHYTAHIKLVDENRWYNFDDSHISAINEDEVKTNAAYVLFYRRVRTEDEAANNGPQSFAGPNSTLYK from the exons ATGGTGGGAAAATTGGATTGCTTATGTTACTCATCATAAGACAGTTAGCACAAATGATGGATCATCTTCAGATTATAAGAATTTAGGCAGCTCAAGTGCACCAAATAGGCCATCAAGCATCGATAATTCTAATTTAATCTATGATGGGAGTTCAAATATGGGTATTGAGCTCCATGATACATTACAGGAACACACAGATTATATATTGGTCCCCGAAGCAACATGGGACCAGTTTTGCGCATG GTATGGAGGGGGGCCTAAATTGGCACGAAAAGTGATAAGCTGTGGTGAAGCGCAATCTGAATTAACTGTAGAAGTATATCCTCTACGCCTTAGACTACACCTGATGCCAAACAACAACCAGTGTTCGATAAGAATTAGCAAGAAG GAAACAATTGGAGGCCTACATAAAAAGGCTTGTGAGATATTTCAGCTTAATAAGGAGCAA GTAAGCATTTGGGACTACTACAGTCTTCGAAAACATGCTGTGATGAATGACTTGGATAAGATGCTTGATGATTATAACATACAAATGGATCAGGAT ATCATGGTGGAAGTCATTGACAATGGTGGTGCTTGTACAAGTAATCTTCATGAAAATGGCTTTGATAAAAAAGAGCCAATGGCACCTGTAGATCCGTCCAAGTCAAACTATTCAACTGCTATCGGTTCCTCTACAAGCAAGGTTTTGGCTATGAACAACAATTCAGAGTTTCAGAGTTTGTCTTCTTCAATCAAAGAATCAGAAGATAAGACACCGCTGACCGTTGGTGTTAGTACACGGGGATCTTCTGTTGGTCTAACTGGATTGTTGAATTTTGGGAACACTTGTTTTATGAACAGTGCTATACAATGTCTTGTTCATACACCAGAATTTGCAAGATATTTCAGAGAAGATTATCATCAAGAGATCAACTGGCATAACCCTCTAGGGATGGTG GGTGAGCTTGCTCTAGCATTTGGGGAGTTATTGAGGAAGTTATGGGCCCCAGGACGGACTCCGTTTGCCCCTCGCCAATTTAAAGCAAAGCTTGCTCGTTTTGCACCACAATTTAGTGGATACAATCAGCACGATTCTCAG GAACTTTTGGCATTTTTGCTTGATGGACTTCATGAAGATCTGAACCGCGTCAAACACAAACCTTACATTAAGTCCAAAGATGCTGATGGTCGACCTGATGAACAAGTTGCTGATGAGTACTGGGCAAATCACATTGCGCGCAACGATTCAATAATTGTTGATGTCTGCCAA GGTCAATATAAGTCAACTTTGGTTTGCCCAGTATGCGAGAAGATTTCTGTAACATTTGACCCGTTCATGTATCTCTCTTTGCCGCTTCAATCAACTACCACTCGTAGTATGACAGCGACGGTTTTTAGTTGTGATGGAAGTAGCGTGCCGACTACCTGCACGGTAACTGTACCAAAACAGGGACGTTTAAGGGACTTGATTCAAGCACTTAGCAATGCATGTGGTTTAAAGCACAATGAAAAAGTATTTATAGTTGAG ATAAAGAACCATTTGATTCATCAGTTTTTAGAAGATCCTCTAATGTCATTATCATCTATAAAAGACGATGATCATCTTAGTGCTTATAAGATCCCCAAATCTATGAAAAACATTAAATTTCTTCAGTTGATACACCGTCGAGAAGAACT GGAGACCGGAAATGCACGAGGCACAACCGGATGGAAACCGTACGGAACCCCACTTGTTTTCCCCGTATCTTCAGATGCAACTATAACAAGAGGCGATCTTCAACTCATAGTTAACACAATGCTCTCCCCAATGTTAAGATCCGAACCAGACCAACCTGATAGCGACACATCATCAGTAGATGATTCAACTTGTAAAGAAAATAATGACAATGATATGGAGACTGAACCTTTAAAACTTCCTCTAAAATTGGTTGATGGAAACAATGCATGTATTGATCTTTCGGTTGGAGAAGAAAGAACTGTAAGGTTACCTTCAACATTGATGTCCGTACTGCTTTTTATCGATTGGTCACCGAAACTGTTGAGAAAATACGATACACAATACCTAGAAAAGTTGCCAGAAGTTCACAAATATGGTCCCTCAAAGAAAATGCGCTTAGAACCTTTATCTTTGTACGCATGCTTAGAAGCTTTCTTACGTGAGGAGCCATTGGTACCTGAAGACATGTG GTACTGTCCTCAATGTAAAGAGCGAAGGCAGGCAAGTAAAAAGTTAGATCTTTGGAGGCTTCCTGAAGTGCTTGTGATACACTTAAAAAGATTTTCATATAGCAGATCAATGAAGCATAAGCTAGAAACATTTGTCAACTTCCCTATTCGTGATTTTGACGTGACAGATTACGTTGCAAACAAAAACAACACTAACCGTCAAGTATATCAACTTTATGCCTTAACCAATCATTTTGGCAGCATGGGAAGTGGCCACTACACTGCACATATTAAG CTTGTGGATGAAAACCGTTGGTATAACTTTGATGACAGTCACATATCGGCGATTAACGAGGATGAAGTGAAGACAAATGCTGCTTATGTGTTATTTTATAGGAGGGTGAGAACTGAAGATGAGGCTGCCAATAATGGACCTCAATCTTTTGCAGGTCCGAACTCAACTTTGTACAAGTAA